A region from the Rhodamnia argentea isolate NSW1041297 chromosome 7, ASM2092103v1, whole genome shotgun sequence genome encodes:
- the LOC125315815 gene encoding pleiotropic drug resistance protein 3-like, translating into MTLLLGPPGCGKTTLLQALAGKSEKLLKVKGEISYNGYKLNEFVPQKTSAYISQYDLHISEMTVRETLDFSARCQGIGGRADILKEVSKREKQAGINPEPSIDTYMKAISIGGLKRTLQTDYILKVLGLDICANTVVGDAMNRGISGGEKRRLTTGEIIIGPARVLFMDEISNGLDSSTTFRTITCLQQLAHITESTILVSLLQPTPETFDLFDDIILMAEGHQVYHGPRTDVLEFFGHCGFNCPTRKGIADFLQEVVSKKDQAQYWHHKDRTYNFISPSTFARMFKEFPMGKNLDEELARPFKKTELHGSALSFGIYSLKKWELFKACLSREWLLMKRNWFFHVFKSAQIVVVAVITVTVFWRPRMKLDLVHADLFMGSLYYALIRLVVIGIQELAMTVSRLSVFYKQRDFFFYPAWAYTIPAAILKIPFSLLDAFLWTAITYYGVGYSPEPQRFFYQFILLFLLHQVSLSMFRLIASVVRNPPVAAICSLFSLLVLFLFGGFVISKPSLPGWLKWGFWLSPLSYAEIGASVNEFLAPRWQKVSSLNGTLGQQVLKQRGLDFSDYFYWISVGSLIGFWLFFNIGFTCALSFSRGMVLPFEPTTLTFENVRYFIKPNKKLREQGFPEKRLQLLQDITGAFRPGVLTALMGISGAGKTTLMDVLSGRKTGGSVEGDIKVGGYPKVQATYARISGYCEQTDIHSPQVTIEESVAYSAWLRLPAHTDKNTRAEFVAAVLEMIELDDIKGAIVGVPGVTGISTEQRKRLTIAVELVSNPSIIFMDEPTSGLDARAAAIVMRVVKNIVSTGRTIVCTIHQPSIDIFEAFDELILLKRGGQMIYSGELGEHSNKLIKYFESIPGVPKIKDNYNPATWMLEITSPSLESQLGIDYSVIYKESDQCRMNQELVRELSLPAPGTKETCFSARFPQNSWEQFKTCLWKQHLTYWRSPKYNLVRPLFITASSLLCAALLWQKGKEINDEQDLLNILGSMFIFLQFTGVGNSTSVLPFVATERIVVYRERFAGMYSSWSYSFAQVVIEIPYIFLQAVLFVLITFPAIGFYVSFYKVFWYFYIMFCTMLYYNYFGMMLVSLTPTYQVAALFASFSYNLFSLFSGFLIPGPDIPVWWHWCYRICPNAWSLRGLLSSQYGDIHKEITVHGQQSTISAFLESYFGYHYDQLYVVAIVLLAFPLIFTSIFACAIAKVNFQRR; encoded by the exons ATGACACTATTGCTAGGTCCACCGGGATGCGGAAAGACCACCTTATTACAAGCATTAGCAGGCAAATCAGAGAAATTGCTCAAG GTCAAGGGAGAGATTTCCTACAATGGTTACAAGCTGAATGAGTTTGTTCCTCAGAAGACTTCAGCCTATATAAGCCAATATGATCTGCATATTTCAGAGATGACTGTGAGGGAGACGCTTGACTTCTCTGCTCGATGTCAGGGCATTGGAGGAAGGGCAG ACATATTGAAAGAAGTTAGTAAAAGGGAGAAGCAAGCAGGAATTAATCCAGAGCCAAGCATAGACACATACATGAAG GCAATATCAATAGGAGGATTGAAAAGGACACTCCAAACGGACTACATATTGAAG GTTCTTGGACTTGACATCTGTGCAAATACAGTTGTAGGGGATGCCATGAACAGAGGAATTTCTGGTGGTGAAAAGAGAAGGCTCACAACTG GGGAAATTATAATTGGTCCGGCGAGAGTGTTATTTATGGACGAGATATCAAATGGCTTGGACAGCTCCACTACCTTTCGGACCATTACATGCTTGCAGCAATTGGCACACATAACAGAATCCACTATTTTGGTGTCGCTTCTTCAGCCAACACCTGAAACTTTTGATCTCTTTGATGACATAATTCTAATGGCAGAGGGACATCAAGTGTACCATGGGCCTCGGACCGATGTTCTCGAGTTCTTTGGACACTGTGGTTTCAATTGCCCGACCAGAAAAGGCATTGCTGACTTTCTTCAAGAG GTAGTTTCTAAAAAGGACCAGGCACAATACTGGCATCACAAAGATCGGACTTATAATTTCATATCTCCAAGCACGTTTGCAAGGATGTTTAAAGAATTTCCAATGGGAAAGAACCTAGATGAGGAACTTGCCAGGCCTTTCAAGAAAACTGAGCTTCACGGAAGTGCCTTATCTTTCGGAATTTACTCGTTAAAAAAGTGGGAGTTGTTCAAAGCGTGCCTTTCGAGAGAATGGCTCCTCATGAAGCGCAACTGGTTCTTTCATGTCTTCAAATCAGCACAG ATTGTGGTCGTTGCAGTTATAACAGTGACCGTCTTCTGGCGCCCACGAATGAAACTCGATTTGGTGCATGCAGATCTTTTCATGGGTTCCCTGTATTACGCTCTCATCCGACTCGTGGTTATTGGCATTCAGGAGTTGGCAATGACTGTTTCTAGACTTAGTGTCTTTTACAAGcaacgagatttttttttctatcctgCATGGGCTTATACCATTCCAGCAGCCATACTGAAAATTCCATTCTCTTTACTTGATGCGTTTCTGTGGACAGCTATTACCTATTATGGAGTTGGTTATAGTCCCGAGCCACAGAG GttcttttatcaattcatcCTGCTCTTCCTATTGCATCAAGTATCACTATCAATGTTCCGATTGATAGCTTCCGTGGTTCGAAATCCCCCTGTCGCAGCAATTTGCAGTTTATTCTctttacttgttttgtttttgttcggTGGCTTTGTCATCTCAAAAC CTTCTCTGCCAGGTTGGTTGAAGTGGGGATTCTGGTTATCTCCATTGTCATATGCAGAAATAGGTGCTTCAGTTAATGAGTTTCTTGCTCCGAGGTGGCAAAAG GTTTCATCTCTTAATGGCACTTTGGGGCAACAAGTGCTCAAACAGCGTGGTTTAGATTTTAGTGACTATTTTTACTGGATATCAGTTGGGTCATTGATTGGATTCTGGTTGTTTTTCAACATTGGGTTCACCTGCGCTCTGAGTTTTTCTAGAG GGATGGTTTTACCATTTGAACCCACGACTTTAACATTCGAAAACGTTCGGTACTTCATCAAGCCAAACAAG AAACTGAGAGAACAAGGTTTCCCAGAGAAAAGACTACAACTTCTCCAAGATATTACCGGAGCATTCAGACCCGGTGTCCTAACGGCATTGATGGGCATTAGTGGAGCTGGGAAAACAACATTGATGGATGTTCTTTCGGGAAGGAAAACTGGTGGTTCTGTCGAAGGAGATATAAAGGTTGGAGGGTATCCTAAAGTTCAAGCCACATATGCCAGAATATCTGGCTACTGTGAGCAAACCGACATACATTCTCCACAAGTTACAATTGAGGAATCGGTGGCATACTCAGCTTGGTTAAGGTTGCCGGCCCACACTGACAAAAATACGAGAGCC GAATTTGTGGCTGCAGTACTCGAAATGATTGAGCTAGATGATATAAAAGGTGCTATAGTTGGTGTTCCTGGTGTGACCGGTATATCAACTGAGCAGCGTAAACGACTGACTATAGCAGTGGAGCTTGTTTCTAACCCGTCAATCATATTCATGGATGAACCTACTTCTGGTCTTGATGCCAGAGCAGCCGCCATTGTAATGCGAGTCGTGAAGAATATTGTTAGCACAGGGAGGACAATTGTGTGCACTATTCACCAGCCAAGCATTGACATATTTGAGGCTTTTGACGAG CTGATCCTGTTGAAAAGAGGGGGTCAAATGATATACTCTGGAGAGCTTGGCGAGCATTCAAACAAgcttattaaatattttgag AGTATTCCTGGAGTGCCAAAAATCAAGGATAATTACAACCCTGCAACGTGGATGCTGGAGATCACTAGTCCTTCGCTAGAATCTCAACTTGGTATAGACTACAGCGTCATTTATAAGGAGTCTGATCAGTGCAG GATGAACCAAGAACTAGTTAGAGAACTAAGTTTGCCGGCACCTGGCACAAAAGAAACATGTTTCTCTGCACGCTTCCCGCAAAATAGTTGGGAGCAGTTCAAAACATGCTTGTGGAAACAACATTTAACCTACTGGAGAAGCCCTAAATACAACCTGGTGCGCCCGCTTTTCATTACAGCGTCTTCCTTGTTGTGTGCCGCTCTCCTTTGgcagaaaggaaaggaaat AAATGACGAGCAGGATCTTCTCAACATACTTGGATCGATGTTTATCTTTTTGCAATTCACGGGGGTAGGCAACAGCACTTCAGTTCTGCCATTTGTTGCTACCGAGCGTATCGTTGTCTACAGGGAAAGATTCGCAGGAATGTACTCGTCGTGGTCCTATTCATTTGCTCAG GTGGTTATCGAAATTCCATACATATTCCTGCAAGCGGTTCTGTTTGTGCTGATCACATTCCCTGCCATAGGTTTCTACGTCTCGTTCTACAAAGTCTTTTGGTACTTCTACATTATGTTTTGTACAATGCTCTATTACAACTACTTCGGAATGATGCTGGTTTCGCTGACACCGACGTACCAAGTGGCTGCATTGTTCGCGAGTTTTTCTTACAACCTCTTCAGTCTATTCTCTGGGTTCCTCATTCCCGGACCC GATATTCCGGTGTGGTGGCATTGGTGTTACCGAATATGTCCGAACGCGTGGTCACTGAGAGGTCTGCTTAGCTCGCAATACGGAGACATTCATAAAGAGATCACAGTTCATGGACAACAGTCGACGATCAGCGCCTTCCTGGAAAGTTACTTTGGATATCACTACGATCAACTATATGTCGTAGCCATCGTGCTTTTGGCCTTTCCGCTCATTTTCACGTCTATATTCGCCTGTGCCATTGCAAAAGTGAACTTCCAAAGGAGATGA
- the LOC115756256 gene encoding uncharacterized protein LOC115756256 isoform X2, with translation MVGHVTGTIAASTTAAIVSTSAAPPSSSSVKAEPQYVSAKTSVWWDIENCHVPKGCDPHAIAQNISSALVKMNYCGPVSISAYGDTNGIPSSIQNALSSTGITLNHVPAGVKDASDKKILVDMLFWAVDNPAPANYLLISGDRDFSNALHQLRMRRYNILLAQPQKASAPLVAAAKSIWLWTNLAGGESPLASVESLQLANGNYPFVGGMLQDPTYEPTQTSQLLTSDSMSMSQLRYQTSTTGRLSDNTHSANGKQVWRSPTPSSMTRTASFPGIMHGDTKNTNHNKWEFTQEKQFKKAPHEFFSAGESIVSASRSEPNSSPSKHDFYGTIGCPQNLYPRPVTPNNPPVQPNFGHGNPRRSNPSRDFNLVPPRPDTLLPPSVPLTSMPNIGNRRLSESPSYAQYSNQMDRYENNSSFGETTNSISYNTLNRSHVSMGQQFQPDSRYTSGPEFSSSSSQIVNVDSGNGVWGSQGYTPPSEYVQGLIGVIILALNNLKEEKIIPTEANITDCVRYGDSKFQNIDVKKALASALEQRMIVKQNLGMLQLYVGRNEKLWNCVNIIGGLPGDYRQEIWDCIESFLSSAAGRSALFATRSRYAWNPKLLLIDSQDQPSTCFPSSGVLCRYRWTMLVSLVSSG, from the exons ATGGTCGGACATGTGACTGGGACGATCGCCGCCTCCACCACGGCCGCAATCGTCTCCACATCGGCGGCCCCGCCGTCGTCGTCCTCGGTGAAGGCGGAGCCCCAGTACGTGAGCGCGAAAACGTCGGTGTGGTGGGACATAGAGAACTGCCACGTCCCCAAGGGGTGCGACCCTCATGCGATCGCTCAGAACATAAGTTCAGCTCTGGTGAAGATGAACTATTGCGGGCCTGTCTCGATCTCCGCCTACGGCGACACCAACGGGATACCTAGTTCGATCCAGAACGCGCTCTCTAGCACCGGCATCACGTTGAATCACGTCCCGGCGG GTGTAAAGGATGCCAGTGACAAGAAGATTTTAGTTGATATGCTGTTTTGGGCTGTGGATAATCCTGCTCCAGCAAATTATCTGCTGATTTCTGGTGATAGGGACTTTTCTAACGCCCTCCATCAGTTGCGTATGAGAAGATATAATATACTCTTGGCACAACCACAAAAAGCATCTGCTCCACTTGTAGCTGCTGCGAAGAGCATATGGTTGTGGACAAATCTTGCTGGTGGAGAATCCCCTCTGGCAAGTGTTGAATCATTGCAGCTTGCTAATGGTAACTATCCATTCGTCGGTGGGATGCTACAGGACCCAACTTACGAACCAACCCAGACAAGTCAACTCTTGACTTCTGATAGTATGTCCATGTCTCAACTAAGGTACCAAACTTCTACTACTGGGAGGCTTAGCGATAACACTCACAGTGCAAATGGAAAACAGGTTTGGAGATCTCCTACGCCGTCAAGCATGACCAGAACGGCTAGTTTTCCTGGTATCATGCATGGAGATACCAAAAATACTAATCATAACAAGTGGGAATTCACACAAGAAAAGCAGTTTAAGAAAGCGCCTCATGAATTTTTTAGTGCTGGTGAGTCCATTGTCTCTGCCAGTAGGTCTGAACCAAATAGTTCTCCTAGCAAACATGATTTTTATGGGACTATCGGCTGTCCACAAAATCTCTATCCTCGTCCAGTTACTCCAAACAACCCTCCAGTGCAACCTAATTTTGGTCATGGTAACCCACGGCGTTCTAACCCTAGTCGTGACTTTAATCTGGTTCCTCCAAGGCCTGACACTTTGCTACCTCCTTCTGTTCCACTCACGAGTATGCCCAATATTGGCAATCGAAGGCTATCTGAATCCCCAAGCTATGCACAATACAGCAATCAAATGGACAGATATGAGAATAATTCCAGCTTTGGTGAAACTACTAACTCAATTAGCTATAATACATTGAACAGAAGCCATGTGTCCATGGGTCAACAATTTCAACCTGACAGCAGATACACTAGTGGTCCTgaattttcatcttcatcttctcaaatTGTTAATGTTGATTCTGGCAATGGTGTCTGGGGAAGTCAGGGATACACACCGCCTTCTGAGTATGTGCAAGGCCTTATTGGTGTTATAATACTGGCATTGAAcaatttgaaagaagaaaaaattattcctACTGAAGCAAACATCACGGATTGCGTACGTTATGGGGATTCTAAGTTCCAGAATATAGATGTGAAAAAGGCCTTGGCTAGTGCACTTGAGCAACGTATGATTGTAAAGCAAAATCTAGGGATGCTGCAGTTATATGTGGGTAGAAATGAGAAATTATGGAACTGTGTCAACATTATTGGTGGACTTCCTGGTGATTACCGGCAAGAAATATGGGACTGCATAGAAAGTTTCCTGTCATCTGCAGCTGGAAGATCAGCCTTGTTTGCTACGAGATCCAG
- the LOC115756256 gene encoding uncharacterized protein LOC115756256 isoform X1 codes for MVGHVTGTIAASTTAAIVSTSAAPPSSSSVKAEPQYVSAKTSVWWDIENCHVPKGCDPHAIAQNISSALVKMNYCGPVSISAYGDTNGIPSSIQNALSSTGITLNHVPAGVKDASDKKILVDMLFWAVDNPAPANYLLISGDRDFSNALHQLRMRRYNILLAQPQKASAPLVAAAKSIWLWTNLAGGESPLASVESLQLANGNYPFVGGMLQDPTYEPTQTSQLLTSDSMSMSQLRYQTSTTGRLSDNTHSANGKQVWRSPTPSSMTRTASFPGIMHGDTKNTNHNKWEFTQEKQFKKAPHEFFSAGESIVSASRSEPNSSPSKHDFYGTIGCPQNLYPRPVTPNNPPVQPNFGHGNPRRSNPSRDFNLVPPRPDTLLPPSVPLTSMPNIGNRRLSESPSYAQYSNQMDRYENNSSFGETTNSISYNTLNRSHVSMGQQFQPDSRYTSGPEFSSSSSQIVNVDSGNGVWGSQGYTPPSEYVQGLIGVIILALNNLKEEKIIPTEANITDCVRYGDSKFQNIDVKKALASALEQRMIVKQNLGMLQLYVGRNEKLWNCVNIIGGLPGDYRQEIWDCIESFLSSAAGRSALFATRSRYEAALIIKRACLKDLPLGNVIQLLNMIITIKNWIVHPQIGWQPIIITLAETKSDVDSTVEA; via the exons ATGGTCGGACATGTGACTGGGACGATCGCCGCCTCCACCACGGCCGCAATCGTCTCCACATCGGCGGCCCCGCCGTCGTCGTCCTCGGTGAAGGCGGAGCCCCAGTACGTGAGCGCGAAAACGTCGGTGTGGTGGGACATAGAGAACTGCCACGTCCCCAAGGGGTGCGACCCTCATGCGATCGCTCAGAACATAAGTTCAGCTCTGGTGAAGATGAACTATTGCGGGCCTGTCTCGATCTCCGCCTACGGCGACACCAACGGGATACCTAGTTCGATCCAGAACGCGCTCTCTAGCACCGGCATCACGTTGAATCACGTCCCGGCGG GTGTAAAGGATGCCAGTGACAAGAAGATTTTAGTTGATATGCTGTTTTGGGCTGTGGATAATCCTGCTCCAGCAAATTATCTGCTGATTTCTGGTGATAGGGACTTTTCTAACGCCCTCCATCAGTTGCGTATGAGAAGATATAATATACTCTTGGCACAACCACAAAAAGCATCTGCTCCACTTGTAGCTGCTGCGAAGAGCATATGGTTGTGGACAAATCTTGCTGGTGGAGAATCCCCTCTGGCAAGTGTTGAATCATTGCAGCTTGCTAATGGTAACTATCCATTCGTCGGTGGGATGCTACAGGACCCAACTTACGAACCAACCCAGACAAGTCAACTCTTGACTTCTGATAGTATGTCCATGTCTCAACTAAGGTACCAAACTTCTACTACTGGGAGGCTTAGCGATAACACTCACAGTGCAAATGGAAAACAGGTTTGGAGATCTCCTACGCCGTCAAGCATGACCAGAACGGCTAGTTTTCCTGGTATCATGCATGGAGATACCAAAAATACTAATCATAACAAGTGGGAATTCACACAAGAAAAGCAGTTTAAGAAAGCGCCTCATGAATTTTTTAGTGCTGGTGAGTCCATTGTCTCTGCCAGTAGGTCTGAACCAAATAGTTCTCCTAGCAAACATGATTTTTATGGGACTATCGGCTGTCCACAAAATCTCTATCCTCGTCCAGTTACTCCAAACAACCCTCCAGTGCAACCTAATTTTGGTCATGGTAACCCACGGCGTTCTAACCCTAGTCGTGACTTTAATCTGGTTCCTCCAAGGCCTGACACTTTGCTACCTCCTTCTGTTCCACTCACGAGTATGCCCAATATTGGCAATCGAAGGCTATCTGAATCCCCAAGCTATGCACAATACAGCAATCAAATGGACAGATATGAGAATAATTCCAGCTTTGGTGAAACTACTAACTCAATTAGCTATAATACATTGAACAGAAGCCATGTGTCCATGGGTCAACAATTTCAACCTGACAGCAGATACACTAGTGGTCCTgaattttcatcttcatcttctcaaatTGTTAATGTTGATTCTGGCAATGGTGTCTGGGGAAGTCAGGGATACACACCGCCTTCTGAGTATGTGCAAGGCCTTATTGGTGTTATAATACTGGCATTGAAcaatttgaaagaagaaaaaattattcctACTGAAGCAAACATCACGGATTGCGTACGTTATGGGGATTCTAAGTTCCAGAATATAGATGTGAAAAAGGCCTTGGCTAGTGCACTTGAGCAACGTATGATTGTAAAGCAAAATCTAGGGATGCTGCAGTTATATGTGGGTAGAAATGAGAAATTATGGAACTGTGTCAACATTATTGGTGGACTTCCTGGTGATTACCGGCAAGAAATATGGGACTGCATAGAAAGTTTCCTGTCATCTGCAGCTGGAAGATCAGCCTTGTTTGCTACGAGATCCAG GTACGAGGCAGCTTTAATTATCAAGAGAGCTTGCTTAAAAGATCTTCCTTTGGGCAACGTAATCCAGCTATTGAACATGATAATTACAATCAAGAACTGGATTGTTCACCCCCAAATAGGATGGCAACCGATTATTATTACTCTTGCAGAGACTAAAAGTGATGTGGATAGTACAGTCGAAGCTtga